From Harpia harpyja isolate bHarHar1 chromosome 19, bHarHar1 primary haplotype, whole genome shotgun sequence, one genomic window encodes:
- the GTF3C4 gene encoding general transcription factor 3C polypeptide 4 isoform X2: protein MAAAATRGGSPSLSAGEEEPPLGLDSLVEEAAAAAPSAGFRLTAVRREPAVRLQHGVSGLEPLAWSEDHRVSVSTARSIAVLEQLSDVHSGGQEMVIHRTAVPAPSAACLLKVGPKKEVAECKEKFASSVDPTVSQTFMLDRVFNPEGKSLPPMRGFKYSSWSPLGCDANGRCLLAALTMDNRLTIHTNLNRLQWVQLVDLTQIYGERLYEASYKLSKADTPRGELGDFSEFQRRHSMQTPVRMEWSGICTTQQVKHNNECRDVGSVLLAVLFENGNIAVWQFQLPFLGKESITSCNTIESGINSPSVLSWWEYEHNNRKMSGLIVGSAFGPVKILPVNLKAVKGYFTLRQPVVLWQEMDQLPVHSIKCIPLYHPYQKCSCSLVVAARGAYVFWCLLLISKAGLNVHNSHVTGLHSLPIVSMTADKQNGTVYTCSSDGKVRQLIPIFTDVALKFEHQLIKLSEVFGSVRTHGIAVSPCGAYLAVITTEGMTNGLHPVNKNYQVQFVTLKTFEEAAAQLLESSVQNLFRQVDLTDLVRWKILKDKHIPQFLQEALDKKIESCGSTYFWRFKLFLLRILYQSMQKAPSEVMWRPSHEDAKILISDSPGMGSTEDDQEEGTSKQASKQSLCDTGKGIDIDDNADDSLPQSSDIGGREPMEEKLLEIQAQIEAVEMHLTREHMKRVLGEVYLHTWITENTSIPTRGVCDFLMSDDGYDDRTARVLSNLPILSEFGIQEMFASRQHCTASNPRRS, encoded by the exons atggcggcggcggcgacgcgCGGGGGCAGCCCCTCGCTGTCGGCGGGGGAGGAGGAGCCGCCGCTGGGGCTCGACTCGCTCGtcgaggaggcggcggcggcggcgccgagcGCCGGGTTCCGGCTGACGGCGGTGCGGCGGGAACCGGCGGTACGGCTGCAGCACGGCGTCAGCGGGCTGGAGCCGCTGGCCTGGTCGGAGGACCACCGGGTGTCGGTGAGCACGGCCCGCAGCATCGCCGTCCTGGAGCAGCTCAGCGACGTCCACAGCGGCGGGCAGGAGATGGTCATCCACCGCACGGCCGTGCCCGCGCCCTCCGCCGCCTGTCTCCTCAAG gTTGGTCCAAAAAAGGAGGTAGCAGAATGTAAGGAAAAGTTCGCAAGTTCAGTGGATCCAACGGTTAGTCAAACTTTTATGCTAGACCGAGTGTTCAATCCTGAGGGGAAGTCATTGCCGCCTATGCGAGGATTCAAGTATTCCAGCTGGTCGCCGCTGGGCTGCGACGCGAATGGAAGGTGCCTGCTTGCAGCTTTAACCATGGACAATCGATTGACCATCCACACAAACCTCAACAGACTGCAGTGGGTGCAGCTGGTGGACCTGACACAAATCTATGGGGAGCGTTTGTATGAAGCCAGTTACAAACTTTCTAAGGCTGACACTCCCAGGGGAGAACTAGGAGACTTCTCTGAATTTCAGCGACGGCACAGCATGCAGACTCCAGTGCGGATGGAGTGGTCGGGCATCTGCACCACTCAGCAGGTTAAACACAACAACGAATGCCGGGATGTCGGTAGTGTGCTCTTAGCAGTACTCTTTGAAAACGGTAACATTGCAGTTTGGCAATTTCAGCTTCCATTTCTGGGTAAGGAATCCATTACTTCTTGCAATACCATAGAGTCCGGAATAAATTCCCCAAGTGTGCTATCTTGGTGGGAATATGAACATAACAACCGAAAGATGAGCGGGCTTATTGTAGGGAGTGCTTTTGGACCAGTTAAGATCCTTCCTGTCAATCTGAAAGCAGTCAAAGGCTACTTTACGCTCAGACAACCTGTAGTCTTATGGCAAGAAATGGACCAGTTACCAGTGCATAGTATCAAATGTATTCCTCTTTACCACCCCTACCAGAAATGTAGTTGTAGCTTAGTGGTGGCTGCAAGAGGAGCTTATGTGTTTTGGTGTCTCCTCTTGATATCCAAAGCAGGTCTGAATGTCCATAATTCCCACGTGACGGGGCTTCATTCTTTGCCAATCGTATCTATGACTGCAGACAAACAGAACGGCACGGTGTATACGTGCTCCAGTGACGGAAAGGTAAGGCAGCTGATTCCTATATTCACAGATGTTGCTTTAAAGTTTGAGCACCAGCTGATTAAGCTCTCAGAAGTGTTTGGCTCTGTCAGGACTCACGGAATAGCTGTTAGCCCGTGCGGTGCATACTTAGCAGTTATTACGACAGAGGGCATGACGAACGGTCTGCACCCAGTCAACAAAAACTACCAAGTTCAGTTTGTAACCCTTAAGACTTTTGAGGAGGCAGCTGCGCAGCTCTTGGAATCTTCTGTTCAGAACCTTTTCCGGCAAGTGGACTTGACGGATCTTGTACGCTGGAAAATTTTGAAGGATAAGCATATTCCTCAGTTCTTACAGGAAGCACTGGATAAAAAGATTGAGAGTTGCGGTTCTACTTACTTCTGGCGGTTTAAGCTATTTCTCCTGAGGATTTTGTACCAGTCAATGCAGAAAGCTCCCTCGGAGGTCATGTGGAGACCTTCACACGAGGACGCAAAAATCTTGATATCAGATTCCCCTGGGATGGGCAGCACTGAAGATGATCAAGAGGAAGGGACTTCTAAACAAGCCAGCAAGCAGAGCCTATGCGACACAGGCAAAGGTATAGACATAGATGACAATGCAGATGATTCTCTTCCTCAGTCAAGTGACATAGGAGGCCGCGAGCCAATGGAGGAAAAGCTTCTTGAAATACAGGCACAAATTGAGGCAGTAGAAATGCACTTGACACGAGAACACATGAAACGGGTGTTGGGAGAAGTTTATCTACACACGTGGATTACAGAAAACACCAGTATTCCCACCAGAGGAGTCTGTGACTTCTTAATGTCCGATGATGGCTATGATGACAGAACAGCACGA GTGCTTTCTAACCTACCAATCCTGTCAGAGTTTGGTATACAGGAGATGTTTGCTTCACGACAGCATTGCACGGCATCCAACCCCAGAAG ATCCTGA
- the GTF3C4 gene encoding general transcription factor 3C polypeptide 4 isoform X1 yields the protein MAAAATRGGSPSLSAGEEEPPLGLDSLVEEAAAAAPSAGFRLTAVRREPAVRLQHGVSGLEPLAWSEDHRVSVSTARSIAVLEQLSDVHSGGQEMVIHRTAVPAPSAACLLKVGPKKEVAECKEKFASSVDPTVSQTFMLDRVFNPEGKSLPPMRGFKYSSWSPLGCDANGRCLLAALTMDNRLTIHTNLNRLQWVQLVDLTQIYGERLYEASYKLSKADTPRGELGDFSEFQRRHSMQTPVRMEWSGICTTQQVKHNNECRDVGSVLLAVLFENGNIAVWQFQLPFLGKESITSCNTIESGINSPSVLSWWEYEHNNRKMSGLIVGSAFGPVKILPVNLKAVKGYFTLRQPVVLWQEMDQLPVHSIKCIPLYHPYQKCSCSLVVAARGAYVFWCLLLISKAGLNVHNSHVTGLHSLPIVSMTADKQNGTVYTCSSDGKVRQLIPIFTDVALKFEHQLIKLSEVFGSVRTHGIAVSPCGAYLAVITTEGMTNGLHPVNKNYQVQFVTLKTFEEAAAQLLESSVQNLFRQVDLTDLVRWKILKDKHIPQFLQEALDKKIESCGSTYFWRFKLFLLRILYQSMQKAPSEVMWRPSHEDAKILISDSPGMGSTEDDQEEGTSKQASKQSLCDTGKGIDIDDNADDSLPQSSDIGGREPMEEKLLEIQAQIEAVEMHLTREHMKRVLGEVYLHTWITENTSIPTRGVCDFLMSDDGYDDRTARVLIGHILKKMNKQTFPEHCSLCKEILPFTDRKQAVCSNGHIWLRCFLTYQSCQSLVYRRCLLHDSIARHPTPEDPEWIKRLLQGPCTFCDSPVF from the exons atggcggcggcggcgacgcgCGGGGGCAGCCCCTCGCTGTCGGCGGGGGAGGAGGAGCCGCCGCTGGGGCTCGACTCGCTCGtcgaggaggcggcggcggcggcgccgagcGCCGGGTTCCGGCTGACGGCGGTGCGGCGGGAACCGGCGGTACGGCTGCAGCACGGCGTCAGCGGGCTGGAGCCGCTGGCCTGGTCGGAGGACCACCGGGTGTCGGTGAGCACGGCCCGCAGCATCGCCGTCCTGGAGCAGCTCAGCGACGTCCACAGCGGCGGGCAGGAGATGGTCATCCACCGCACGGCCGTGCCCGCGCCCTCCGCCGCCTGTCTCCTCAAG gTTGGTCCAAAAAAGGAGGTAGCAGAATGTAAGGAAAAGTTCGCAAGTTCAGTGGATCCAACGGTTAGTCAAACTTTTATGCTAGACCGAGTGTTCAATCCTGAGGGGAAGTCATTGCCGCCTATGCGAGGATTCAAGTATTCCAGCTGGTCGCCGCTGGGCTGCGACGCGAATGGAAGGTGCCTGCTTGCAGCTTTAACCATGGACAATCGATTGACCATCCACACAAACCTCAACAGACTGCAGTGGGTGCAGCTGGTGGACCTGACACAAATCTATGGGGAGCGTTTGTATGAAGCCAGTTACAAACTTTCTAAGGCTGACACTCCCAGGGGAGAACTAGGAGACTTCTCTGAATTTCAGCGACGGCACAGCATGCAGACTCCAGTGCGGATGGAGTGGTCGGGCATCTGCACCACTCAGCAGGTTAAACACAACAACGAATGCCGGGATGTCGGTAGTGTGCTCTTAGCAGTACTCTTTGAAAACGGTAACATTGCAGTTTGGCAATTTCAGCTTCCATTTCTGGGTAAGGAATCCATTACTTCTTGCAATACCATAGAGTCCGGAATAAATTCCCCAAGTGTGCTATCTTGGTGGGAATATGAACATAACAACCGAAAGATGAGCGGGCTTATTGTAGGGAGTGCTTTTGGACCAGTTAAGATCCTTCCTGTCAATCTGAAAGCAGTCAAAGGCTACTTTACGCTCAGACAACCTGTAGTCTTATGGCAAGAAATGGACCAGTTACCAGTGCATAGTATCAAATGTATTCCTCTTTACCACCCCTACCAGAAATGTAGTTGTAGCTTAGTGGTGGCTGCAAGAGGAGCTTATGTGTTTTGGTGTCTCCTCTTGATATCCAAAGCAGGTCTGAATGTCCATAATTCCCACGTGACGGGGCTTCATTCTTTGCCAATCGTATCTATGACTGCAGACAAACAGAACGGCACGGTGTATACGTGCTCCAGTGACGGAAAGGTAAGGCAGCTGATTCCTATATTCACAGATGTTGCTTTAAAGTTTGAGCACCAGCTGATTAAGCTCTCAGAAGTGTTTGGCTCTGTCAGGACTCACGGAATAGCTGTTAGCCCGTGCGGTGCATACTTAGCAGTTATTACGACAGAGGGCATGACGAACGGTCTGCACCCAGTCAACAAAAACTACCAAGTTCAGTTTGTAACCCTTAAGACTTTTGAGGAGGCAGCTGCGCAGCTCTTGGAATCTTCTGTTCAGAACCTTTTCCGGCAAGTGGACTTGACGGATCTTGTACGCTGGAAAATTTTGAAGGATAAGCATATTCCTCAGTTCTTACAGGAAGCACTGGATAAAAAGATTGAGAGTTGCGGTTCTACTTACTTCTGGCGGTTTAAGCTATTTCTCCTGAGGATTTTGTACCAGTCAATGCAGAAAGCTCCCTCGGAGGTCATGTGGAGACCTTCACACGAGGACGCAAAAATCTTGATATCAGATTCCCCTGGGATGGGCAGCACTGAAGATGATCAAGAGGAAGGGACTTCTAAACAAGCCAGCAAGCAGAGCCTATGCGACACAGGCAAAGGTATAGACATAGATGACAATGCAGATGATTCTCTTCCTCAGTCAAGTGACATAGGAGGCCGCGAGCCAATGGAGGAAAAGCTTCTTGAAATACAGGCACAAATTGAGGCAGTAGAAATGCACTTGACACGAGAACACATGAAACGGGTGTTGGGAGAAGTTTATCTACACACGTGGATTACAGAAAACACCAGTATTCCCACCAGAGGAGTCTGTGACTTCTTAATGTCCGATGATGGCTATGATGACAGAACAGCACGA GTGCTGATTGGGCATAtcttaaagaaaatgaacaaacagaCTTTTCCAGAGCACTGCAGCTTGTGTAAAGAGATCCTGCCATTCACTGATCGCAAACAGGCAGTCTGCTCCAATGGACATATTTGGCTCAG GTGCTTTCTAACCTACCAATCCTGTCAGAGTTTGGTATACAGGAGATGTTTGCTTCACGACAGCATTGCACGGCATCCAACCCCAGAAG ATCCTGAATGGATCAAGAGATTATTGCAAGGACCTTGCACGTTCTGTGATTCTCCTGTGTTCTAG
- the GTF3C4 gene encoding general transcription factor 3C polypeptide 4 isoform X3, protein MAAAATRGGSPSLSAGEEEPPLGLDSLVEEAAAAAPSAGFRLTAVRREPAVRLQHGVSGLEPLAWSEDHRVSVSTARSIAVLEQLSDVHSGGQEMVIHRTAVPAPSAACLLKVGPKKEVAECKEKFASSVDPTVSQTFMLDRVFNPEGKSLPPMRGFKYSSWSPLGCDANGRCLLAALTMDNRLTIHTNLNRLQWVQLVDLTQIYGERLYEASYKLSKADTPRGELGDFSEFQRRHSMQTPVRMEWSGICTTQQVKHNNECRDVGSVLLAVLFENGNIAVWQFQLPFLAGLNVHNSHVTGLHSLPIVSMTADKQNGTVYTCSSDGKVRQLIPIFTDVALKFEHQLIKLSEVFGSVRTHGIAVSPCGAYLAVITTEGMTNGLHPVNKNYQVQFVTLKTFEEAAAQLLESSVQNLFRQVDLTDLVRWKILKDKHIPQFLQEALDKKIESCGSTYFWRFKLFLLRILYQSMQKAPSEVMWRPSHEDAKILISDSPGMGSTEDDQEEGTSKQASKQSLCDTGKGIDIDDNADDSLPQSSDIGGREPMEEKLLEIQAQIEAVEMHLTREHMKRVLGEVYLHTWITENTSIPTRGVCDFLMSDDGYDDRTARVLIGHILKKMNKQTFPEHCSLCKEILPFTDRKQAVCSNGHIWLRCFLTYQSCQSLVYRRCLLHDSIARHPTPEDPEWIKRLLQGPCTFCDSPVF, encoded by the exons atggcggcggcggcgacgcgCGGGGGCAGCCCCTCGCTGTCGGCGGGGGAGGAGGAGCCGCCGCTGGGGCTCGACTCGCTCGtcgaggaggcggcggcggcggcgccgagcGCCGGGTTCCGGCTGACGGCGGTGCGGCGGGAACCGGCGGTACGGCTGCAGCACGGCGTCAGCGGGCTGGAGCCGCTGGCCTGGTCGGAGGACCACCGGGTGTCGGTGAGCACGGCCCGCAGCATCGCCGTCCTGGAGCAGCTCAGCGACGTCCACAGCGGCGGGCAGGAGATGGTCATCCACCGCACGGCCGTGCCCGCGCCCTCCGCCGCCTGTCTCCTCAAG gTTGGTCCAAAAAAGGAGGTAGCAGAATGTAAGGAAAAGTTCGCAAGTTCAGTGGATCCAACGGTTAGTCAAACTTTTATGCTAGACCGAGTGTTCAATCCTGAGGGGAAGTCATTGCCGCCTATGCGAGGATTCAAGTATTCCAGCTGGTCGCCGCTGGGCTGCGACGCGAATGGAAGGTGCCTGCTTGCAGCTTTAACCATGGACAATCGATTGACCATCCACACAAACCTCAACAGACTGCAGTGGGTGCAGCTGGTGGACCTGACACAAATCTATGGGGAGCGTTTGTATGAAGCCAGTTACAAACTTTCTAAGGCTGACACTCCCAGGGGAGAACTAGGAGACTTCTCTGAATTTCAGCGACGGCACAGCATGCAGACTCCAGTGCGGATGGAGTGGTCGGGCATCTGCACCACTCAGCAGGTTAAACACAACAACGAATGCCGGGATGTCGGTAGTGTGCTCTTAGCAGTACTCTTTGAAAACGGTAACATTGCAGTTTGGCAATTTCAGCTTCCATTTCTGG CAGGTCTGAATGTCCATAATTCCCACGTGACGGGGCTTCATTCTTTGCCAATCGTATCTATGACTGCAGACAAACAGAACGGCACGGTGTATACGTGCTCCAGTGACGGAAAGGTAAGGCAGCTGATTCCTATATTCACAGATGTTGCTTTAAAGTTTGAGCACCAGCTGATTAAGCTCTCAGAAGTGTTTGGCTCTGTCAGGACTCACGGAATAGCTGTTAGCCCGTGCGGTGCATACTTAGCAGTTATTACGACAGAGGGCATGACGAACGGTCTGCACCCAGTCAACAAAAACTACCAAGTTCAGTTTGTAACCCTTAAGACTTTTGAGGAGGCAGCTGCGCAGCTCTTGGAATCTTCTGTTCAGAACCTTTTCCGGCAAGTGGACTTGACGGATCTTGTACGCTGGAAAATTTTGAAGGATAAGCATATTCCTCAGTTCTTACAGGAAGCACTGGATAAAAAGATTGAGAGTTGCGGTTCTACTTACTTCTGGCGGTTTAAGCTATTTCTCCTGAGGATTTTGTACCAGTCAATGCAGAAAGCTCCCTCGGAGGTCATGTGGAGACCTTCACACGAGGACGCAAAAATCTTGATATCAGATTCCCCTGGGATGGGCAGCACTGAAGATGATCAAGAGGAAGGGACTTCTAAACAAGCCAGCAAGCAGAGCCTATGCGACACAGGCAAAGGTATAGACATAGATGACAATGCAGATGATTCTCTTCCTCAGTCAAGTGACATAGGAGGCCGCGAGCCAATGGAGGAAAAGCTTCTTGAAATACAGGCACAAATTGAGGCAGTAGAAATGCACTTGACACGAGAACACATGAAACGGGTGTTGGGAGAAGTTTATCTACACACGTGGATTACAGAAAACACCAGTATTCCCACCAGAGGAGTCTGTGACTTCTTAATGTCCGATGATGGCTATGATGACAGAACAGCACGA GTGCTGATTGGGCATAtcttaaagaaaatgaacaaacagaCTTTTCCAGAGCACTGCAGCTTGTGTAAAGAGATCCTGCCATTCACTGATCGCAAACAGGCAGTCTGCTCCAATGGACATATTTGGCTCAG GTGCTTTCTAACCTACCAATCCTGTCAGAGTTTGGTATACAGGAGATGTTTGCTTCACGACAGCATTGCACGGCATCCAACCCCAGAAG ATCCTGAATGGATCAAGAGATTATTGCAAGGACCTTGCACGTTCTGTGATTCTCCTGTGTTCTAG